cgatatgataaattaaactgtCGGTATCCGTGTACGTAACCTTACACTTCTCGCGATAAAGAGGTAACATGTACTCGTGGTGAAATTCGTACAAACAGACCTTGAATATGTCGAGGATGCACATACCCACGTAGATCGGTTTGTTGAACTTCACCTCGAGCTTACGCATCTCGATCGCGACCAGGTTTTCCGAAAAGACGCTGCGACTGTGAAAATTCGGTTTCGCAATCATTGCCTCCGAACCGTATGGTCCGTTCCATTTCGTTAACAGTTTAACATCCACGTGATTGTGCACGTTCTCCATGGTTTTACCGAATACCGCATTGTTCATTagtttgtacaaatttttctcaaaatcagTTTTCGCTGCCGTTCTAAATCGCGTATTTAGTTCGATGTACTCGCGGAGCCATGGAGATTGCGCGAATTCTAATACGCGGTGTATTTTTGTGACGCGAAGACCGTGACGCGTACACTGCTGCAGGTTACGATAATGAATGACGTACCGCTTCTTATCGTACACAGTTGCGAGCAGCTTATCCTGCCGTTTACTCGGCGGCTTATCGCGCGTCGGGCAGAACGGAAGGTCGACGTGCGCGTCGTGCAGTTGTTGCGGATACTCGAGATCGACTTCAAGAATGTATCCCTTTGGTGAATCAGGAGTGATCACGTTCACGTCGAAATTGGAAGTGTCATCGATCCATCGAAATTCAGCATAGGGCAGTGGTTGACACATTGCCCAACCGTACAAGTTATTAACGTCGTAATACATGAGATACAACGAAGGTTTCGATGGGTCGTACGACTGCATGCACTTGTTGTTGGCTTGCGCGTACCTGTTCGAACATTGGCTCAGGCCACCGCGTATACCGCGTTctatgtacagggtggggaaaaattattggtcacgctttcgccagtcgattctactcgtcgagatcgccaacattgcatcataaacatggtgccgcaaaattaactttcaaggtcattttcaatgtcaaatttttttattggcttagtcgattctactcgtcgagctgaacaaaagtctcaaagggaccatatgccggaaatcaatatttcatagagaaatcttcgtttgaagtttttagaagccaaaaaatttcgtaaaattaattgtgatgaatgtaaaatctgcttaatctactcttaacgctacccaggaacaacgaagtgggcgtggtagatttttgttcccttcggggtagcttggtacccagtaacatttcaacggctgttggttccttaaagcaacggtcatttgcctcggagaggaataatatatcgctccataaggcattcgttacttgtgcttaagaagctttccatccatatccagacctttttcgtgattattagaagaccgccgctgatcttgaatcaattttcagtgtaaaattaaaacaaattgttttaattgtttaccaaattttttctaagaataacgttGCTGTAGCATGCCTCGAAGTGGTGGCCGTGGTGGCCGTGGTGGTCGTGATCGGGCGCTTCGGGATGGGCGTGACCAACGTCTAATGCTTCGAGCAATTGATCGTGCTCATGGTAATTACACACGAGCACGAGCTCTTTATGCTAGTTGGTTGCGACGCCAAGCTAATGGCAGACCATTACGTCCAGGGTCCGTGCCtgatcgtcgagaatttcaacgactcgatgaacgattacatgatcaggagcaaatgaattttgcaggtGCTGGCCACCGTAGGGCAGGTCGTCCTCGTGTGTCTTGGAGAATTGAGGAACGTATGATTGTTCTAGCTCGAACTTATCCTGTCATGGGATCACGACGCATAGGCGCGCGAGTAGGGGTTGATCATAAAACAGTCTTGCGCATTCTCCGTGAGGAAGGCCTACGACCCTACAAAGTGCAGGTAGGGCATGAGTTACGACCTGGTGATCGCACAGTtcgtcttcgtttttgtcggtggatgcttcgtaagatccgaagatatcggcactttctgaaaaatatagtgttcactgatgaatccagtttttccagcacttccattttgaaccggcaaaatgttcgcatctggcgcagacgcaatccacacgcaatggtccaaagagttcagcagggccgtttttcagtcaatgtttgggcagggatactcgggaatgattatattactcctgtgtttctctcaaaccgattgtcaagcgttgagtatttgcggtttctacgtcatactctcctgaatcgactgcgacgtatggttccgaggaatgcccgtaatcgaatttttgttatgcatgacggtgctccaccgcatttcggcaggcaagtccgcgcttttttacaacgagtttttggaactcgatggatcggtcgtaaTCCTGCGCCACACTCATGGCCCGCCCGTTCACCTTACCTGAACCCTCTGGACTTTTATTTCTGGGGAGCTCTGAAAGCCATTGTTTATGGGTCAAGCAGGGCTTTAAGGACAGCTCAGGATTTACGAGATCGCATTGAAGAGGCGGTTGCTACTTTAGCACGAAATCGAGCTGTGCTCCGTAGAGTGCGAGATAATTTGGTGGAGAGACTCCAAGCTTGCATTGATAACGGTGGTGGTCACATTGAAGCTGGCAGACAAGCACAACTGCTCAGAGCTATTGGGGCCGATGGGTCAGTTCTGTTTGTTCGTAggtagcgtcgacgacgataaagtgagaggcaaggggaactcactgtaatcaagtcaccccgaggtgagaggcgagaggaactcactgtaatcaagtcaccccgaggtgagaggcgaggtgaactcactgtaatcaagtcaccccgatgggaacagaaatctaccacgtccacgtcgttgttcctgggtagcgctaagagtagattaagcagatttttgaccttgaaaacgaatttttcagggtCATTTTTAGGGTGTGATTTTCGCTAATCATGATCAGGATATtcagaacatgattttaagaactttataagcatcagatttattttctgacttcataaaaatcgatttttttgaaatttcaggcaaaaaaacttcaaatgaagatttctctatgaaatattgatttccggcatatgatccctttgagacttttgttcagctcgacgagtagaatcgactaagccaataaaaaaatttgacattgaaaatgaccttgaaagttaattttgcggcaccatgtttatgatgcaatgttggcgatctcgacgagtagaatcgactggcgaaagcgtgaccaataattttttccCACCCTGTACATGACCATATCGATATCGGTAAGAAGTTCGAAATTTATACGCGTATGCTTGAGCATCGCGTCCCACGTAAAACCGGGCAGAGTGTAATAATGCGCGGGATCCAGACCGTAACTATTGATGCAGCTATCGCGGAAATTTTCGAATACGTCGGCCAACAACAAGACGTCCGTTTTCAAGTACAAATCGCTGTACTCGCCGAGCGTTCGAATGGCGAACCGCTGCCAGATGTTCTCGGTGTGCGCGTAATTGCTCTCGGATACCGTATCACCTGTCAGAGAACTATAGAACGATTCGCGCGGCGGTAGGCGAGTATCCTCAATTTTTCGGCGCAATCCACGTACTCGTAAAGGAACACGCCCTTTCGCCGTAAGTAAATCAAAGTCGTCAGCCgacaattttgcaaattcgGATCGTACGATTCggaatttattgttatttaaataagatGACAATTTATCGAGACTGCTGCTTAAGAATTTAAATGAATCGATGAACCGCAATTGCATGTGGTTTCGCCATGTTGTCTTATCGTCTTCGAACCTGTAAACGTGTTTCGTGAACGAAatgtacttttctttattaatcgGCAATACATCGACATTGCCCATGAAATTGCTGGCCAGTTCTTTGACAATGAAATGCGCGTTGTAGCCGGATAAATTATGGAACACTATCGGAATAGTACGCGAATCTCTGTAATTTAGGTTACAATTCGCGTGCGCGGGACCTCTGTATCGACCGGTCAGGTGGCAATGATCACGAACCCGCGTGTTGTCCGGCGCGAACGGTTTCTCGCAGATATGACACTGCGTCGCGCTATCGAATTTTTCGCGCTCGTCTCGAGTTAATTCTACCATGGGGACATTTCTCgacaaaatcgctttcacGCGATACGCTAAACTTCTTACTTCTTCGACAAACCACGATATACAATCGGTATCGCGACGGGATCGGTACTCGGATAGCGAGTCGTCGTAGAAGCACCGCACATAATACCCGATGCTGAATACCCGGTGACGCTGGTACAGCTTCGGGTCGTCCTTCTCCTCCGTCTTCTGCAGGATGCACTCCAGATCGGCGTACACGACGAACGTCATTCGCTCCTTCCTGTTGTAGTCGATGAAACTTAGCCACTTGTCCTCTTCGTTAGGTAAGACGATGGCGCATTCGTTCATCTTGCTGCAATCCACGGAGTGGGCCTCCAATCTCTCATTAGTGTAGAAGTAGTGTAGACATCtgcaagaataaaagaaagtacCTATTAATTCCTGACATTGCATacgtatttattcattatatacaGGTATACTAACGCTACTTACCGATCACAAATGTATATTTGCCCATTCTTCTTATTTATCTGGCAACTCACTAAGCGGGATAGATTCTTGATGCACGCGAAATGTCCCACGTTGTTGTCCTGCGCATCTTGCACGTACAGCAGATTTGCGTGCTTATCCATCTTCTCATCGGTGAGTCGTTTGGTACGATCGTGAGTtgttcctcttctttcttcttcttctggaTGGTATACACGTTTATGGAGATGTCGTTCAGACGTTCGAACTTCACAATGTTCTTCAGCGTTACGGGAAACTCTATGCCCTGGAGATTCAGCACCGTCGTGTAGTGCAGGTACGAAGATTTGCGTTCTGTGTGCCTTTCCGCAGGATAAAGAGCGGCGACCACCGACCACGCGAAGCACGCATTGTCCATCGTTCGCACGTTCACCACTGCTTTCTTCGACTTTATCTCCTCCGATAACTTGATGTAACATCCCGCGTGCAAGGGATTGTACTTGTTCACGTTGATGATCAGGTTCAATATACGCGACAAGGCCCATCCGCTATCGCGCTCCTGGAACTCTTCGAGAATTGCCAAGGTGAGCTCGATCACGTGCTGCTCGTGCTATTCTTGCAGATCAGACGTAGCGAAGAGGCCACGATTTTTCGTGTTGATGCTTTTATTAGCGGTCTTCTCACCCGACACGAACACACCGTTGAACACGGTGTTCACTTTTACGCTGTTGTGTTGTTCAATAGCGTTGTGCACATGCTCCAGCACTATGCTACTAGCGTCTTCCAGGAATCGTCGCGGCTCGATGTAATTCGCGTTGATCACCGCACCGGTTAATATACGGTTTTCAAACGCGGTATCAATCTCTCGCCATGAGAGTTCTGCGGTGGAAGGCTGTTCAGCGtaaccaccaccaccaccaccgaaATGTATAAAGAGTCTTTCCAAACGCTTCTTCAATCCCtcgagccgcgcgattcgAGCCACTAACGATTGTATATTTCCGATGGATAGCCGCGGACGCTTGGCACGACTCTTTTCTTCCAATTGTTCAATACACTCGTCACAACGTTGCACCCACGCGAAATATTCGCCCAAGGTAGCAACATTGTTGGCTTCCTCCAACAGGTCATGTTCACTCTGCTCCATGTTTCCGTAGCACTTCTTACTGACAACTTTTCTATGGAGCGCTCGTAACCAACTGTGGTACTAAacctttttttccgtttgattatatgacatctccgtctctttccacCCTGCGGCCACATTCTTTGACTGCAGCTAACGGTTGAAGACCCACGTGCCAGAGGACACTTGAGAGGACACCCGCCCCTCCCCACACCCCTCTGAACCCCATGGGTTAGAATCCGGGTACCGGCGTCCCGAAGAATTTTTAACGGATTTTTTTATCTATCGACTATCTCACGCGCGGTAACGTCTTTTGTCGTAATTGATAGCAGCCAGGGTATCGGCGCTTGCAATTTTTTATCGCTTATGTAAAACAATATCATGGTGTTCCCAGTAGTctgtttacataaacatccCTTTGACTGGTACCGGCGCTCAAAGACCCGCGTGTCCTCCCCTTAACGTCATACCCCGCGTCTAGAGACCCCCCCTCGGAGCCTCTGAGTTAGCGgaccccctccccctccccgcaCCTCCCACAGAGGTTCTGAGTTAGCGGaacccctccccctccccgcaCCCCCCTCGGAGGTCCTTAGTTAGCGgacccccctccccctccctgCAACCCCTCGGAGGTCCTGAGTTAGCGGACCCCCCGCATAACGTCATACCTCCCCGCCCAGAGACCCCCCTCCCCGCGTGATGTCATACCCCCCGCCCAGAGACCCCCCtccccgcgtgacgtcatacccccgCGCCCAGAGACCCACCTTCCCCGCACCCCCCCTCGGAGCCCCTGGGTTAGAACTCTCCCTTACCATACTAGTgatcttttgttaataattcattacTCTCATATATGGAATTCTCATATAAGAGAGCATTGGTAAATTCACCTTTGAAGTCTTCATCTTTGAATGATCTTTCTTCTAACGATGTTATATCAACTGTCTTGCTCGTTAAAGGCTCCTCTGACATTTTTgctgttatatttaatttctaatattaatgtttagtACTTCTCGCACTGATTAACGCACAATGCCTCTTACTCTGTTGACGACTGCTCTGATATTCGAAAACTTTCGTAACAGTCCTTGCCAACGTCACAAAGGAAGCAGTACTTGCAAAACATGTTTTGTCaaaataagatatatgaaataaGATTGATGCGCAAACTTATATCATACTATtattttgacagtattcatatataattagtGACTTAATAGTTTTTGCTAATATTTCcattgtaattattacattgtaattattaataattcattatatttattttatgaacatatacgcttttttatgtaagcattattgatattaatatatttaaaaaatttagtttttatttacacttaAATTAgcgtaaatttattatttatttacgcttttttcatttttatgttcacatgatttaaaaaaaaaaaaaaaagtatacgAGAATCGAACTCGGGCCGGCAGCTCGGTAGTTCGCTGCCGTTCCTGCTACGCTACGCCAGCTAGTTGATAACCTCTCTTAAGAACTTGTACTCTTCATAGCTTCTATTTTTGAACCATTTGTTCTCGACAACGGGGACGCATTGGCGTCTATCCTATTACCATGTGTTACTAGTAGTCAAGTACTATTAACTAGGATGGGCGAATTTTTAGAAAAGATCGATTTTCGAATCGATCTTGAATTGGGATAACTAGGATCGATCTACTAATAAAATCGGactaaaaaaatcgatttcctAAAAATCGATTCAAAAAACCGCATAAGAAATCAAGTTGGTAACTGTTGGAAAATTCGTGAACCTGATTGGTGTATACTTATAGGGCAGTCTTCATAGTCAGGGCAGAGATTCAGTAATTTGATTGTCGATAATTTTCGGTATCGTTAACTAGCGACAGCCTATGAGAGCCACGTTTTTCTGCAAGATCGTTCTTGCTATTAGCTGTCGTTAGTTAACGATATCAAAAATTATCGACAAGCAAGACTCCCGGCCCTGTTCTCATATTTGAGATCGTGTTTATTAAGCCAATAAATTCCGTATGAATATCTTGTAATAAACTTAAGATGATCTCAAATATAAGAactaagaacggactatgaataccgccCTATAAGCATACACCAATCAGGTTCACGAATTTTCCAACAGTTGCAAACCTGCTTTCTGTACTGAACGTAGCTATTCTTGCATAACtatgattaatgattaattataaattataattttcaaaagatTTACAAAgttgatttataaaataatttaattaataattgttagatCGCCAGGACAGAATATAACAACGCAGTATTCTATTGACCATATTggcaaatgtttattatagCACAACGTTTCAGCCGAGATTCCGGCCCTTTTCAAGTGCAAGAACACAAAACAATGTCACTTTCTGGAACGATAAACAACAAGTTGATatacaaatgaaaaatattaaaatcaagtaCAAGATTACAACTTACTGGCAGAAAATGACACAATCAGTTAAAACTAAGAATATAACACAGTCGCACAATATTACAAAGACGTGAGCATCGCGCTGTGTACCGCAAACAAGTGACGAGGTGGAATCAGTTCAACATGTTATTGAGAACAGTGTCGTATATATCAGACATATTTTCGGTGTCTCTCTGGAGATTGATCGAATCGCGATgccgtttaataaaaaacatctcGGCAATTTCCCGCTTTTTTAGGTGACTTTCCTCATGTAAAACGTCAACGTTATGCCAATCAAAATCATGATTAGCATCAATTCTGTGTTTGCTGACCACAGAGCGATTACTTTCATGTTTCTTGACATCAGATACGTGCTCTTTGACACGAGTGTCAAGTCTTCGCTTAGTCTACCCTATATAACAGGTGTCGCAATCGTTACAATTTATCCTATAAACAACACCAGTCTTCAAGCCATTCGTAAGTTTGTCTTTGCCTAACTTAATAAGTGAGTCAAGTcttttttgaatataataaactgGATGTAGCAAATATCTCCTCATTAGTCGTCCGACATCCTCACTCAGGCCAGTTACATAtggaaaagatataaatttattattcaaaggTGTGTTACTCTCATTGATCTGGTCACCAACCCTCGAAGGAGAAACAATTCTGGATGTGCCATCagtataatatatcttatttagttgcttttttatgtatcgATCAATAAAATCAGAAGGGTAGCAATTGTTTAACAAAATAGTACGTATCGACGCAATGTTAGCCTCATGAAACCCAACGTCCGAAAGTAAGATCGCTCTGTCGACCAACCCAGtgataacattaattttatacttaGTAGGGTGGTTAGAAAAGTAATTAACGTATCTCCCCGAATAGGTGGGTTTGCAACACCAATTAGTAATAAGTCTTCCATTATCTCTAATAACGGTAGTGTCAAGGAAATTCAACGAATCATTCGATTCCAATTCATAcgtatattttaatctatCGTGATATCCATTAAAGGTGTCAAGTACTAAATGAATTTTATCCCTGGGCAGTATCACAAAAATATCGTCGACCTTGAGACTGCTTGTATTGACACTTTCCAATTTGATGTTAGGGTTTTTCGTAGATATGTCGACGATATTTTTGTGATACTGCCCAGGGATAAAATTCATTTAGTACTTGACACCTTTAATGGATATCACGatagattaaaatatacgTATGAATTGGAATCGAATGATTCGTTGAATTTCCTTGACACTACCGTTATTAGAGATAATGGAAGACTTATTACTAATTGGTTTTGCAAACCCACCTATTCGGGGAGATACGTTAATTACTTTTCTAACCACCCTACtaagtataaaattaatgttatcaCTGGGTTGGTCGACAGAGCGATCTTACTTTCGGACGTTGGGTTTCATGAGGCTAACATTGCGTCGATACGTACTATTTTGTTAAACAATTGCTACCCTTCTGATTTTATTGATcgatacataaaaaagcaactaaataagatatattatactGATGGCACATCCAGAATTGTTTCTCCTTCGAGGGTTGGTGACCAGATCAATGAGAGTAACACAcctttgaataataaatttatatcttttccaTATGTAACTGGCCTGAGTGAGGATGTCGGACGACTAATGAGGAGATATTTGCTACATCcagtttattatattcaaaaaagACTTGACTCACTTATTAAGTTAGGCAAAGACAAACTCACGAATGGCTTGAAGACTGGTGTTGTTTATAGGATAAATTGTAACGATTGCGACACCTGTTATATAGGGTAGACTAAGCGAAGACTTGACACTCGTG
The Ooceraea biroi isolate clonal line C1 chromosome 12, Obir_v5.4, whole genome shotgun sequence DNA segment above includes these coding regions:
- the LOC105284839 gene encoding LOW QUALITY PROTEIN: uncharacterized protein LOC105284839 (The sequence of the model RefSeq protein was modified relative to this genomic sequence to represent the inferred CDS: inserted 1 base in 1 codon), encoding MEQSEHDLLEEANNVATLGEYFAWVQRCDECIEQLEEKSRAKRPRLSIGNIQSLVARIARLEGLKKRLERLFIHFGGGGGGYAEQPSTAELSWREIDTAFENRILTGAVINANYIEPRRFLEDASSIVLEHVHNAIEQHNSVKHEQHVIELTLAILEEFQERDSGWALSRILNLIINVNKYNPLHAGCYIKLSEEIKSKKAVVNVRTMDNACFAWSVVAALYPAERHTERKSSYLHYTTVLNLQGIEFPVTLKNIVKFERLNDISINVYTIQKKKKEEEQLTIVPXRLTDEKMDKHANLLYVQDAQDNNVGHFACIKNLSRLVSCQINKKNGQIYICDRCLHYFYTNERLEAHSVDCSKMNECAIVLPNEEDKWLSFIDYNRKERMTFVVYADLECILQKTEEKDDPKLYQRHRVFSIGYYVRCFYDDSLSEYRSRRDTDCISWFVEEVRSLAYRVKAILSRNVPMVELTRDEREKFDSATQCHICEKPFAPDNTRVRDHCHLTGRYRGPAHANCNLNYRDSRTIPIVFHNLSGYNAHFIVKELASNFMGNVDVLPINKEKYISFTKHVYRFEDDKTTWRNHMQLRFIDSFKFLSSSLDKLSSYLNNNKFRIVRSEFAKLSADDFDLLTAKGRVPLRVRGLRRKIEDTRLPPRESFYSSLTGDTVSESNYAHTENIWQRFAIRTLGEYSDLYLKTDVLLLADVFENFRDSCINSYGLDPAHYYTLPGFTWDAMLKHTRINFELLTDIDMVMYAQANNKCMQSYDPSKPSLYLMYYDVNNLYGWAMCQPLPYAEFRWIDDTSNFDVNVITPDSPKGYILEVDLEYPQQLHDAHVDLPFCPTRDKPPSKRQDKLLATVYDKKRYVIHYRNLQQCTRHGLRVTKIHRVLEFAQSPWLREYIELNTRFRTAAKTDFEKNLYKLMNNAVFGKTMENVHNHVDVKLLTKWNGPYGSEAMIAKPNFHSRSVFSENLVAIEMRKLEVKFNKPIYVGMCILDIFKVCLYEFHHEYMLPLYREKCKVTYTDTDSLIYHIECEDVYEQMKRDLARFDTSYYASDNVYGIPLANKKVPSLMKDENNGAIMTEFVGLRAKMYALKVDGKKDTKKAKGVKSNVVARTIAFADYMQCLKDYIEMTRDQSRITSKLHNVYTVRETKIALSPYDDKRYVVPDTNNTLPWGHFRIPL